One genomic region from Salvelinus sp. IW2-2015 linkage group LG12, ASM291031v2, whole genome shotgun sequence encodes:
- the plekha3 gene encoding pleckstrin homology domain-containing family A member 3, with product MEGVLYKWTNYMTGWQPRWFVLHDGIISYYDSQDDVCKGSKGSIKMSVCEIKVHPTDNNRLELIIPGEQHFYVKAVNAAERQKWLVALGSSKAGLADTRANKEKEITETTESLKTKMSELRLYCDLLMQQVHTIQESVGQEDQEGDHSNSSSETLNEASSLLSATCNTFIKTLEECMKMANSKFKTDMVLLNPPDDMMMSPVSPSPIQMARMKRSISYPGTYNFDRSGLPPKDSVLSGQRSTQRRTRTCSDTEAHSDSCVYEMDRTAVLCLNASVNGHSSHSIPEECGAISPTSPRAMSDTPDTDLSI from the exons ATGGAAGGAGTTCTCTATAAGTGGACAAATTATATGACAG GGTGGCAGCCACGCTGGTTTGTTTTACACGATGGAATAATTTCCTACTATGATTCTCAAGATGATGTCTGCAAAGGGAGCAAAGGAAGTATTAAGATGTCCGTCTGTGAAATCAAAG TTCACCCCACTGACAATAACAGACTGGAACTGATCATACCAGGAGAGCAGCATTTTTACGTCAAAGCTGTCAATGCTGCCGAACGACAGAAGTGGCTTGTGGCACTTGGAAGTTCCAAAGCCGGCCTTGCTGACACGAGGGCCAATAAAGAAAAAG AAATAACAGAGACGACAGAATCTCTGAAAACTAAGATGTCCGAGCTGCGTCTCTACTGTGACTTGCTAATGCAGCAGGTCCACACGATACAGGAGTCTGTGGGCCAGGAGGACCAGGAAGGAGACCACTCCAATTCCAGCTCGGAG ACTCTGAATGAGGCCTCCTCTTTACTGAGTGCCACGTGTAACACCTTCATCAAAACACTGGAAGAATGTATGAAGATGGCCAACTCCAAGTTCAAGACAGACATGGTGCTGTTGAACCCTCCAGACGATATGATGATGTCCCCTGTTTCTCCGTCCCCAATACAGATGGCCCGG ATGAAGCGGTCCATAAGTTACCCGGGCACGTACAATTTCGACAG GTCTGGTCTCCCGCCAAAGGACAGTGTGTTATCAGGTCAAAGGTCAACCCAGAGGAGGACACGGACTTGTTCGGACACAGAGGCTCACAGTGACAGCTGTGTTTATGAGATGGATC GCACTGCTGTGCTGTGTCTCAATGCCAGTGTGAACGGGCACTCCTCCCACAGTATCCCTGAGGAGTGTGGTGCCATCAGTCCTACCAGTCCCAGAGCTATGTCAGACACTCCAGATACTGACCTGTCCATCTGA